The nucleotide sequence GGGATGATCTCGGAGACGATGCCGAAGAACGGCAGCGCCAGGATGTAGACCTCGGGGTGGCCGAAGAACCAGAAGAGGTGCTGCCACAGCACCGCCCCGCCGTTGGCCGGGTCGAAGATGTGCCCACCCAGGGTCCGGTCCATGCCGAGGGCGAACAGTGCAGCGGTGAAAGGCGGGAACGCCATGATCACGAGCAGCGAGGTGATGAGCGTGTTCCAGGTGAACAGGCCCATCCGCCACACGGTCATGCCGGGGGCGCGCATCGCGATGATCGTGGTGATGAAGTTGACCGCGCCCATGATCGTGCCGAAACCGGACAAAATCAGGCCGAACACCCACAGGTCACCACCGGAGCCTGGGGTGAAAGAAGCGTTGCTCAGCGGTGCGTAGGCGTACCAGCCGAAGGAGGCCGCGCCCTGCGGGGTGAGGAAGCCGGCGGTCGCGATCAGCGAGCCGAACAGGAAGAACCAGAACGCCAGGGCGTTGAGCCGCGGGAAGGCGACGTCGGGGGCGCCGATCTGCAGGGGGACGATGACGTTGGCGAAGCCGACGAACAGCGGGGTGCCGAACATCAGCAGCATCAGCGTGCCGTGCATGGTGAACAGCTGGTTGTACTGCTCCTTGGTCTCCAGGATCTGCATGCCCGGGGCGAAGAGCTCGGCGCGGATCAGCAGCGCCATGACGCCGGCGAGGCAGAAGAAGGCGAAGGAGGTGATCAGGTACATGTACCCGATCGTCTTGTGGTCGGTGGAGGTCAACCACTGCACCACCATCCGGCCTTTGGAGCGCGGCACGACCGTCGGGTGGGCTGTGCTTCGGAGCTGGTCGGCGGTGTAATCATAAATAGCCATGCGGTCTCCTCGGGCCCAAATGCCGTACGTATTCAAACGCCGATTACCGTAGCGCACATAGCTGGAGCTGCTCGGGGACGATTCTTGTACCGCCATCCGTGGAAATTTCCCTGACATCGGCCACCGAGCCTTTTAGGGCGGCACGCGTCCCCGCCACAGCGCGGTCAACGGCTCCCCGTACCGTCCGCACGCACCACAAAGGCATGTGCCGCCCGCCACGAGGCGCCATAATTTGCAGGACATTAATAGGAAAAAGTCGAGAAAAATTTACAACTTCATCAAATCTTGATTGTTTTCTTTATAGTTCCTATACATTCCCGAATGGGATTGTGATTGTTTCGTGATCTTCTTGTACTCTTCGATGCGTGCCGGCCACTGATCCTGTCGGCGCCTTCGGGCACATCGCCGAATTCTGCCGGTGCCCGAGGTTCATTACACAGAAACTGCTTGGCAGAAGCGGGGGAACCACATGCGGTCCCGATGATTCGGGTCCTAGGGGTTAAGTCGCCAGAGCATCCCGCCCTGCGACCGGGTGTCTCCCACCCGCATCCGACAGCTCACCTCGTAGGCAAAGGGAGGAGTACATCCATGGCATTCTTCAAGCACACTTCTGCTCGTCACCGCGCCGAGACCCCCTCGTGCCGGGCGCGTAACACCACCATCGCTGCTGCTGCTGGCGTGGCAATCCTTGGATCCGTGGCCCCGGCCCAGGCCTATGCGGAGCTCCCGGCTGCCCCGGCCGCCACGTCGTGGGCCCCGGCTTCGTCCTCTTTGGGGAGCCAGGGCTCCTACGTCACCCCGGCCCCGGTGGCGGCGCAGACGGCTTCGAGCGTGAGCCCGCAGTCCACCGCGATCACCGAGATCGCCCCCGCCACTGGCGGCATCGTGGGTACGGCCATGCAGGGTGTGGGCACCGGCTATGTCTGGGGCGGCACTTCCTTCGGTGCCTGGGACTGCTCTGGATTCACCGGGTGGGTCTACGCCCAGCAGGGTATCGATATTCCCCGCACCAGTTTCCAGCAGATCGCAGCCGCCACCCCGACCTCCACTCCGCAGCCCGGGGACCTGGTGTCTCAGAACGGTGGCAACCACATCGGCATCTACATCGGTGGCGGCAAGATGGTCTCTGCGCTGAACCCGACCCAGGGCACCTTCGTCCACTCCGTCAACGCCATGCCCCTCGATGGGTACTACACCTACCGCTGAGCTTCGCCCCACCAGTGGTGGCCGGTTGACGGGAGGCCTTCCGTCAGGTGCGAAGTGCTCCGAGAGGATCGTCATCGGCGACATATTTGGGGTACTTCGTGCCTGGATCGCAGAGTCGATCGGTCGCCACGGCCCGGCCGCCTTGCACCCGGTCGGGAAACGGCGCACGGGCGGGCTGCCCAGCGGAGCAGCGCAGAAAGTGATCATGGGCTCCACCCGTCTCCTGCCGGAGGCAGACAATCGCCTTCCCTCCCCGCAGGGGCATTGCGGCAACGGCCGCACGAGGTGCCGTGGTGGTTCGAGGACGGGGGCGCCGCAGTGGCGGACGGCACCCCCATCCGCCCACACCGTAGGGACACAAGCTGGACATTGCCCGAGCCTCGCTCGACCCCGCCCCTCTTTGATACAGATTCTGCTGTACGGTTGTGGCATGAGGATCTTGTCCCCGGTCGAGGTGATGTCCCGGTTCGGCAAAGCACTGGCCGATCCCACCCGGGCCGCGGTGCTGCTGCAGCTGCAGCAGGGCCCGGCGGTGCCCTCGGAACTGGCGGCCCAGATCGGGGTGAGCCGGCAGATCCTGTCCAACCACCTGGCCTGCCTGCGCGACTGCGGGCTGGTCGTGGGCGTGCCGGCCGGACGCAATGTGCGCTATGAGCTCTCGGACCCGAAGCTGGCCCACGCCCTGGAGGACCTGCTGGGCACGATTCTCACCGTCGAGGCGGTGTGCCAGTGCGGCACGCCGGAGTGCGCCGCCGAGGAGCTCGCCGGTGCGGCCAGCACCCAAGAGGTTCCGGCGTGAGCGGTGAGCACGATCACGCCCACGGTGCCACCGGGCGGCGGGGAAAGCTGGCAGTAGTCTTCGCCATCACCGCCACGATCATGGTCGCCGAGATCATCGGCGCGGTGATCTCGGGCAGCCTGGCGCTGCTGGCCGATGCCGGGCACATGTTCACCGACTCCGCCGGGCTGCTGATCGCGCTGATCGCGGCGACCCTGGCCCTGAAGCCGGCCACGGACAAACGCACCTGGGGGTACAAGCGGGCGGAGATCGTCGCCGCGGCCGCCCAGGCCTCGGTGCTGCTGGCCGTGGGCGGGTTCGTTGCCGTCGAAGGTATCCGCCGGCTGCTGGAGCCCCCGGAGGTCGAGTCTTCGGCCATGCTGTGGTTCGGGGTGATCGGGCTGGTCGGCAACATCATCGGGCTGATCATCCTGGCCTCGGGGCGGGGAGAGAACCTGAACATGAAGGCCGCCTTCCTGGAGGTCGCCAACGACGCCCTGGGCTCGGTGGCGGTCATCGTCTCCGCGATCGTCATCGCCACCACTGGGTGGACCCAGGCGGATGCGATCGTGTCCCTGCTGATCGCCGCCCTGATCGTGCCCCGGGCCCTGATTCTGCTGCGCGACACCATCGAGGTCCTGATGGAAACCACTCCCAAGGGTCTGGATCTGGATGAGGTCCGCACCCGCCTGGAGTCCCTGCCCCACGTGGTGGGGGTGCACGACCTGCACGCCTCACGCATCGACTCCGACACCCCGGTGCTCTCGGCCCACGTCACCGTCCACGACGGCTGCCTGAGCGCCGAGCACGCCGGTGTCGTGCTGGCGGATCTGCAGGCCTGTGTGGCCCGTGACTTCGACGTGGCCATCGAGCACTCCACCTTCCAGATCGAACCGGCCTCCCACCGCGGGGACGAGACTCTCCGCCACTAGAACCCCTCCACTCCCGGTATGCCCTGCTGCCTGAGACAGAACGGAAACCCCTTGTGAGCACTACCGCCAGTACGAGCGCCCCCCAGCGGAAACCCTCGAAGGCCAAGATCCTCGTGTGGATCCTCCTGGTCGCCATCGTGGCCGCCGTGGCCATCCCGATCCTCATCGCCCGTGCCAATTCCACCCCTGAAGTACCCGAAGATGTGGGGCAGCTGGTGCGAGAGAACAGCCGAGTGCTCTCGAAGGCCCCGGATGAGCAGGCGGTGCTGGTGGAGTTCCTGGACTACGAGTGCGAGGCCTGCCGGGCCGCCTACCCCTTCGTCGAAGACCTGCGGGCCGAGTACGGCGACACCGTCACCTTCGTGCACCGCTATTTCCCGTTGCCGGGTCACCGCAACTCCGTCAACGCCGCGGTGGCCGTGGAGGCCGCCGCCCAGCAGGGACAGTACGAGGCCATGTATCAGCGCATGTTCGAGACCCAGGCCGAATGGGGGGAATCGGCCGAGGACCAGAGCGCACTCTTCCGCGGCTTCGCCGAGGACCTCGGCCTGGACATGGCCGCCTTCGATGCCGCGGTGGCCGACCCGGCCACCGAAGAGCGGATCAAGCTCGATGTGGCTGACGGTGAAGCCCTGGGCGTGGCCGGGACCCCGACGTTCTACCTCGACGGAGAAGTGCTCAACCCCGAATCCCTGGAAGCCTTCCGGGCCGCTGTCGAGACCGCAGCCACCGACTGACCCGATGACCAGTCCATCCCGCACCACCACCACACCACCGCCCGCCCCGTCGGCGCCGGCCCTGGCAGTGGTTGGACGGCGCCGGGGCGTCGCCACCGCTGCTCTCATCGTTGTCGGCCTGATGACCCTCACCGTGCTGTGGGTGGCCCTGAGCTCCTCCGGGGCCACCGCGGCCCGGGAGGTGCTCGATCCCGGGGCGATGGTGCGCTGGGGACTGCCGGCGGCCACGACCGTGCACCATCTGGCCATGTCCATCACCTGGGCAGGGCTGGTCTTCGCCACCACCGTCGTGCCCCGGTCCACCCCGGCCCACGGCGCGAGAACACCCGGAGCCGAGCACCCGGCCTTCGCCCGGGTGCTGAACGTGGCCGCGGGGGCGGCGGCGGTGTGGACGCTGGCCGCGGTGGCGATCATCGTGCTCAGCTACGCCGACACCATCGGTGCCCCCGTCTCGGGCTCGACCGAGTTCACCGGACAGCTGGGCTACTACGTGACCCGCCTGATTCCCGGCCAGGCGTGGGCGGTGACCGCGGTGATGGCCGCGCTCACCACCACCTTGGCCGTGCTCGCCCGCTCCCCGGGGCCGGTGACCGCCACCACCGTGGTGGCCCTGGCCGCCGTCATTCCGCTGTCCCAGCTCGGGCACGTGGCCGGGGTCGATGACCACAACGGGGCCGTCAACGCTTTGGCCCTGCACCTGCTCGGGGCCGGGATCTGGACCGGCGGGATCATCGTGCTCGCCCTGCTCGTCCCGCTGTTGACCACCCCGCAGGCCACGCACGGCGTGCTGGTGCGTTTCTCCGCCCTGGCCGCGGTGGCTTTCGTCGTGGTGGCCGTCTCCGGGGTTATCAACACCGTCTACCGGATCGGTGGGTGGGACGGGCTGGCCTCCGGCTACGGGGCACTGGTGATCGCCAAGACGATCGCCACCGTGGCCCTGGGGGTGCTCGGGTACCTCAACGGCCGGGTCATTGCTGCCGGGCCTGCGAGCCGGGGCAGGGTGTGGCGGCTGATCACCGTGGAGGCCTTCATCCTCTGCGCGGTGATGGCCCTGGGCGTGGCCCTGGGGCGCACCCCCACCCCGGTGCCCCTGGAACGGGAACCGGACATCACCGCCGCCGAGATCCTCACCGGCTACCTGCTGCCCCCACCGCTGAGCGCCTCCGGGTGGGTCACCCAGTGGCGCCTGGACTGGCTGTGGATCGCCGTGGCGATCCTCGCAGCCTGCCTCTACCTGGCCGGGGCGCGACGCCTGCGCTACACCAGGACACCGTGGCCGGTGGCGCGCACGGTGGCGTTCCTGGCCGGACTCGTGCTGCTGGTCTATGTCACCTGCGGGCTGCCGGCCGTCTACGCCCCGATCCTGTTCAGCATCCACACCACCGCCCACCTGCTGCTGGCCTTCCCGGTGCCGTTGCTGCTGATCGCCGGACGACCCGGGCTTCTGGCCGCGGCCCTGGTGCCGGCCCGCACCGACGGCTCCACCGGGGCGCGCGAGCTCACCACCGCATGGCGCACCTCCCGGACCGGGGCGCTGATGGCCCACCCGATCCCGGCCGCGGTCCTGGTCCTGGCCGGGCTCGGTGTCTTCTACTACACCCCCGCCTTCGCCCTGGCCCTGCACACCCACGTCGGCCACGAACTGATGAATACCACCGCCCTGGTCCTGGGCCTGATCTTCGCCGCCGCCGTGCTGGTCCCACCACGCGACCGGGCTGCGGTGCACACCCAAGCTCTGACGCTGGTCGGGACAGCCACCGCCCTGGGGCTCTGGGCGGGGGCCACCGCCCTGTCCCCAGCGCTGATCCAACCGGAGTGGTTCTCCGGGCTGGGGAGGGACTGGGGCCCCGCCCCGCTGGCGGACCAGCAATCCGCGGCCAGCTCCATCCTCCTGGCCGGGGCCCTGCCCCTGTTGGCCACCGCCCTGGCCGTCCTGGCCCGAAGACCCCAGGCCGACACCCCTGTCATCGACAACGGAACCGTCAAGGACACCCACCATGGCTGACCCCACCACCAGCACCACCCATCACACCGACGCCGGCCCGGCCACCGAGACCCACCTGCCCGGCTTCGCCCGGTACCGGCCCTTCGCGGTCCTGCTGCTGGTGACCGGGGTGATCGGTTGGATCGCCTCCGGTGTCCTGGTGCTCGAGCGCCTGGCCCTCTACCGCGACCCCGGCCACGTCACCAGCTGCGACATCAACCCCTGGGTCTCCTGCGGGCAGGTCATGGGCACCTGGCAGTCGGAACTGTTCGGCTTCCCCAACCCGCTGATCGGCATCGTCGCCTTCGCCGTGGTCATTACCACCGCCATGGCGGCCCTCTCGGGGGCGCGGTTCGGGCGCTGGTACTGGATCGGGCTGCAGGTCGGGGTCACCGCCGGGGCGGTGTTCGCGATCTGGTTGTGGTCCCAGGCGCTGTTCTCCATCTACATCCTGTGCCTGTACTGCATGATCGTGTGGGCGGCGATGATCCCGCTGACCATCCTGCTCACCATCCGCAACATGGTCCACGGCATCATCCCCGCCCCGCCCGGGCTGGCCCGCTTCGCCGCCGACTGGGCCTGGACCCTGGTCGCCATCACCTACGTCGCGGTGGCCGCCTCGGTGTTCTTCCGCTTCTTCACCGCCTTCACCGGCCTCTGACACCCACCGGTCGCGGTGCTCCCACGGGGGTCGACACCGTCGACGGTGTCAGACCCAGCTTGCCCATCAGACTCATCATCCGTGGCCCATGTTCCGCTGACAGACATCGGGTGATCGCCGGCCGCGTCCGGTCGGACGCGTTGCATCAGGTCGCCATCGCAGGGGCTCGGGATCCCGTCTTGGAAGGTATTACCGCTGTAGCGCTTCGATCGGCATCTGACGTTGGTACCTCGCCAGGGTAATGTCATCCTTCAGTCGCGATCATGCTTTCCGAGGTCCGAGGTCCGAGGTCCGAGGTCCGAGGTCCGAGGTCCGAGGCCACGATGCCGCGAGTCCACCGTGAGAGGGAGTCCTGATGGGACGCATGGCGTACGACCTCAGTATGGACAGCACTCTGGCCTTGGCTTGGCAGGGCTATGAGTTCGTGTCCCGGCGGTGTGAACGGTACGGAACCGATGTGTTCCAGACCCGCCTGCTGCTGGAGCCGACGGTGTGTCTGCGCGGTGCGGAGGCCGCGCAGGTCTTCTACGACGCCGACCGGTTCCAGCGACGAGGTGCCTTCCCAATGCGGGTGCAGAAGACGCTGCTCGGTGTCGGTGGCGTGCAGGGCCTAGACGGACAGACCCACCGGGCGCGCAAGCAGATGTTCATGGATCTCATGACCCCGCACGACATCCGTACTTTGACGGGCCTGGTCGCCGACGGCTGGAGAGCCCGGATTATCGGGTGGGAAGCCGCTGACCGCATCGTGCTGTACGAGGAGGTCGGGCAGATCCTGTGCCAGGCGGTCAGTAGCTGGGTCGGTGTCCCCGTCACCGAGTCCCAGGTCAGGGGCCGCACCCAGTCCTTGCACGCCATGATCGAGGCTCCCGCTGCGGTCGGTCCCCGGCACTGGCGGGGCCGGCGCGCCCGCCACGGGGCCGAACAAGCCATTGCGGACCTGGTGGATCGGGTACGCCGCGGGGAGCACGCTGCCCCGGAGGGCAGCGCCTTGCAGGTCGTGTCCACTCACCGCGAGCCTGGTGGGCAGCTGTTGGGCAGCCGGATTGCCGCGGTCGAGCTGCTCAACCTCGTGCGTCCCACGGTCGCGGTCGACCGCTTCATCATCTTCGCGGCCTTGGCCCTGCACCAGCACCCCCAGTGGCGAAGCCGGTTGCGCCAGGGCGGTGACCGCGACGCCGAGTTGTTCGTTCAGGAGGTCCGCCGCTTCTATCCTTTCTTCCCGATGGTCGGTGCTCGGGTGCGCACTGCCTTCGATTGGCAGGGCGTGCACTTCCCCCAGGGGCGTAGAACGCTCCTGGACCTGTACGGCACCAACCACCACCCCGACCTGTGGGAGAACCCCGAGATCTTCGATCCGGACCGCTTCACCACTTGGGACGGCGGCGCCTACGGTCTCATCCCACAAGGCGGCGGGGATCACCACATCGGCCACCGGTGCGCGGGGGAGTGGATCACCATCGCCCTGATGAAGGCGGCGCTGGCCATCCTGACGCGGGAGATGACCTATGACGTCCCGTCCCAGGATCTGCGGATCAGCCTGCGTCGCATGCCCACCCTGCCATCCAGCGGATTCGTGATCTCCGACGTGCGCTCCGTACCGTCGAGCGCAACGGTGGGGGGAGGGCCGCGATGACGTGGGTGTGGGTGGTGGGCTTGGTCTTGGCGGCATTCGCCACCCGCTGGGGCGCTGAGCAGCTGGCCGCTCCCCTGAAGGCGGTACGGCAGCGGTACGGGTTCACCGGCGCCGCCGGCGGCCCACTGGTCGCTCTCGGCAGCGCCAGCCCCGATGTCGGCATCAACGTCGTCAGCGCGGCCACCGGGGCCGGAGCGGTCGGACTGGGCAGCATGCTCGGCTCCACCGTGGTCTCGATCCCGATCACCGTCGCGGTCGGCTACGCGGCGTTTCGGAAGAACCGGGCGACCAGCGACAAGAAACCTGCCGAGCAGGGCGAGGGCCTGCGGATCGAGAAGGGCGCGGTGCTCATCGATGCACTGCCCTACCTTGCCGTCGTCGCCCTGTTCGCGGTGCTCATCCTGCCTCCGGCCTGGCGAGGGTTGCAGCCGATCGATGGCTTGATCGCCGTGGTCGCATACGTCATCTACCTCGGGCAGGCCCTCTTCCGCGGTCGTGGTGGTGAACGTGGTCAGGTCTCGTGGTCGGGGAAACAGACCCTGCTGACGCTCGGCGGTGTAGCCGCACTTGCCGTGGGTTCCTACGTCCTCGTCACCGGAACCCAGCAGATCGGTTCAGCGCTTGGCCTGGCACCGCTGGTCAGCGGGCTGTTCATCACCGCGTTCATGACTGCTCTGCCGCAGGTGTTCACCACCTGGTCCGTGGTCCGCAGTGGGCAGGTGACCAGCGGGATCACCAGCGTCTTCGCCGACCACACCATGACCTTCACGCTTGCGGTGCTGCCTCTGGCGATCGTGACCGTGCCGGTGCAGAACTACCCGGTCGTGCTCACCGTCATGGCTTTCGTTGCGCTCATGCCGGTGCTCTTCGCCGTTCTGAGCTACCGCCGCGAACGCCACGACTCCTACGGGTTCATCCTCCGCGATGTCGTCATGCTCGGTGGGGCTCTGATCGCATATCTCCTGTGCACTGCCGCCGTTCTCTTCTTCCTGGCCGGAGCCGGCGGCCGCTGATAGGGCGAAACCTGGGACAGAGCCTCCACGGGACCTGGTGCGATTCACTCCGGCACGTGGTTCGCGTGCATGTTACTGGGGGGAAGCCTTAGGTGAATGCCAACCGCCTCCAGGGCGCTGACTCCGCTTGCAGCAAAGGGAGTTCCGGAGGATTTCTCCTCGGCTGCTTCTTCGATGCTGCCGGTATATCCGGGCAGCACCAGAGCGCACCCCAGGACGAGGGCGGTGATGGTGGCAGAGCGCTTCACGGGTGACCTTTGCTGGATGTCTGAGTACCGGGCACCGGCACCGGCCGGTCGATGCGCCAAGAAGATATCCGCCTGGCCGTGGTGGTGCCTGGATGGGCGCTGCGAAAGGGGCCCTTCTCGGGCCCGGAAATCAAGGAAGTGCTGGGGCGGGGTGCCGTGATCGGGACGCCATCGCAGGGCGGCGCCGGGAGTATCCCTGATGCGCGCCCCAGCGCCGCGGGGCAGCGGCCCATGGGTTCTTTCCGTGCCTGTTTCTGCAATCCGTTCCCTGCTGGATCACGACGAATCCCGCCCCGTAGCTGGCGGTCTACGCCGCCGGGGTTACAGCCCGGAGTAAGAGTGCAGGCCGGTGAAGACCGTGTTGACGACGGCGAAGTTGAAGATGACGCACAGGTATCCGACGATGGACAGCCAGGCTGAGCGGGTGCCGGTCCAGCCGCGGGTGGCGCGAGCGTGCATATAGGCGGCGTAGACGACCCAGATCACGAACGTCCAGACTTCTTTGACGTCCCAGCCCCAGTAGCGGCCCCAGGACTGCTCGGCCCAGATGGCGCCGGCGGCCAGGGTGAAGGTCCAGAACGCGAAGCCGATCGCGTTGAGCCGGAAGGACAGGTTCTCCAGCGCCTGGGCGGAGGGCACCATGCCCAGGAAGCCCATGCCGGGGGCCTCACCGGCCAGAATGGCTTTCTCCCGGCGGGCCTGCAGCAGTTGGAGGACGGCCATGGCGAAGGTGATGGTGAAGATCCCGGAGGCGGCCACGGCGATGGACACGTGGATGACCAGCCACCAGGACTGCAGCGCGGGGACCAGCGGGCCCACCGGGGTGGGGAAGCCGATGGTGGCGGCGGTGAGCATGATCACCACGAGCCCGGTGACAAGGGTGCCCACGAAGCGCAGGTCCCTCAGCAGCAGCGCACCCAGGTAGACCCCGGCCACGACGAGTGCCCCGGTGGTGGCGAACTCGTACATGTTGCCCCAGGGCACCCGTCCGGCGGCCACCGCCCGGGCCATCACGGCCACGGCGTGCAGGGCGAAGGCCAGGACCATGACGGTCACGGCCGCCCGGGCCGCTGGGCGGCGGGTCCCGGTGTAGCGCATGGAGGAGTCAGCGACGTGTTCGGCCAGCACCGACTGGGCGGAGGCCGGGTACCCGCGGCCGCGGTCACCGGTGCCCAGCCCGGCCCGGGAATCATCGGCCTCCACCGTGTTCACCGTGGCAGTGGTTGCCGCGCCGACCAGTTGCCCTTCCGATCTGTTGTGTTGCTCGGGTCGGGCCCTGCGCAGGATCTTGGAGTGGGAGGCCATGTCCCAGGCGAAGGCCACAAAGGCCACCAGGTAGGTCATGGCGGCCAGGAGCATGAACAACTGGCTCCAGGCGCCCAGGTCCTCATTGACGGTCATCGGTGGTGTCCTCTCAGTTGTGGGCCGGCCCGCTGTGGGCCCTGCTCGTTTTGGGGTGTGCGGCAGCGTCAGCGGGCGGGGGCGCGGTGCCCCACTGCTGGGTGAACAGCTCGCCCAGCCGCTGCGCCTCGGCCGCCAGCCGGGGGTCCTCCCCGCGAGCCAGCAGACCGTACTCCAGGATTGTGGTTGGGGCCCCGTCCTTGTCGACGCCTTTCGAGGCCCTCACCCAGAGGCGGCGGCGGGCGATGAACATCGACATCAACAGGCCCGTGAAGGCCAGCACGAAGGACACGAAGGCGCCCGTCCGTCCCGGGTCGTAGACGATATCCAGGCCCACGTAGCGCTTCACATCGAGGAACTCGATGCTGCCCTTGCCCTGGGGCAGCTCGTAGACCGGGCCCGCGGCATCCAGGGTGATCGGCCCATCGGGGGTAAGCATGCCGTTGAGCTCGGTGAGCCCTTCGACGTCAAGCGCGTAGACGTTCTGGGGGACTCCGGAGTCCAGTCCGAGGTCCCCGGAGTAGGAGGACAGGATCAGCTTCGGGTTGGCCAGTCCCGGATCCGCCGACCGCGGGAGCCCATCGGCCCCGGTGACGGCGGTGGGCAGCAGCAGGCCGGTGAAGCCTAGCTGGTCCGGGGCAGCGTCGGGGACCTTGAGCACGAGTGAGGAGGTGTAGACCCCGTCGGAAGGAATGCCCACCACCGGCCCCTCGAAGGCGACGTCGCCGTTGCCGTCGGTCACCCGGATCAGGGGGGCGTAGCCGTTGCCGATCAGGAACGACTTCACCCCGTCGACGTTGACCGGGGCGTTGACCTTCAGGGTCTCCTGCCGCGGCTGTCCTCCGGGTTGCTGGACGGTGACCTCGGCGGTGAAGTCCACCGGAGTCCCGTACTGACTGGGAACGGCGGTGTCGCGGTAAAACTCGACCTCGAAGTTCTCCAGGGTGAGGGAGAACGGCTCCAGCTGGTCGGCGTCGAAGTTGGTGCCCGGGATGAACGCGTCGTAGTTGATCAACGAGTTGGCGAACGAATCGCCCTCCACGAGGATCTTCTGGCCCTTGAAGCCGAACAGGGACCCCACGGCCACGGAGACCAGCACGCCCAGCAGCGCCAGGTGGAAGACGACGTTGCCGACCTCCTTCCACATTCCCCGCTCGGCGGCCACCGACGGCGCCGGTCCTCCTGTGTCGCGCACGGCCACCCGGTAGCCGCGCTTGCCCAGCAGGCGGGCGGCCTGGGCCACGACCTCGTCCGGGGCCGGGGCGTCCGCGGGCCCACCGAGGACCAGGCGGCGGTGCTCGGGCAGCCGTTCCAGCCGTTTAGGGGTGCGCGGGGGCCGCGCCCGCCAGGCCCGCCAGTGCTTGCCCGCCCGGGGCAGTACGCACCCCACCAAGGAGACAAACAGCAGGATGTAGATCGCGGAGAACCACACGGAGGAGAACACGTCGAAGAACTGCAGCCGGTCCAGCCACGGGCCCAGGGTCGGGTTGGCATCGATGTAGTCGGCCACCGCACCCGTGTCCTGGATCCGCTGCGGGAAGGTCGAGCCGGGCACCGCCGCCACCGCCAGCAACAGCAGCAGGAACAGGGCGGTGTTCATCTTCGTCAGCTGCGCCCACGCCCACCGGGCCATCCCGACCGGCCCCAGCGCCGGCAGCTCGACATCCCTGGGGTTCTTGCCGGGTCCGGTGGGCGAAGAGCCTCGGGGGTCCCTGCCGGGGGTGTCCTCAGGGGTGCTCTGCCTGCTGCTAGTGGTGCTCATGGTGACCTTTCAGCTCCCTGTGCGGGGACGGCGGAGGGGGTGCCGGAAGTCATGCTGTCTCGGCCACCGTGTCCTC is from Kocuria rosea and encodes:
- a CDS encoding sodium:calcium antiporter; translation: MTWVWVVGLVLAAFATRWGAEQLAAPLKAVRQRYGFTGAAGGPLVALGSASPDVGINVVSAATGAGAVGLGSMLGSTVVSIPITVAVGYAAFRKNRATSDKKPAEQGEGLRIEKGAVLIDALPYLAVVALFAVLILPPAWRGLQPIDGLIAVVAYVIYLGQALFRGRGGERGQVSWSGKQTLLTLGGVAALAVGSYVLVTGTQQIGSALGLAPLVSGLFITAFMTALPQVFTTWSVVRSGQVTSGITSVFADHTMTFTLAVLPLAIVTVPVQNYPVVLTVMAFVALMPVLFAVLSYRRERHDSYGFILRDVVMLGGALIAYLLCTAAVLFFLAGAGGR
- the resB gene encoding cytochrome c biogenesis protein ResB: MSTTSSRQSTPEDTPGRDPRGSSPTGPGKNPRDVELPALGPVGMARWAWAQLTKMNTALFLLLLLAVAAVPGSTFPQRIQDTGAVADYIDANPTLGPWLDRLQFFDVFSSVWFSAIYILLFVSLVGCVLPRAGKHWRAWRARPPRTPKRLERLPEHRRLVLGGPADAPAPDEVVAQAARLLGKRGYRVAVRDTGGPAPSVAAERGMWKEVGNVVFHLALLGVLVSVAVGSLFGFKGQKILVEGDSFANSLINYDAFIPGTNFDADQLEPFSLTLENFEVEFYRDTAVPSQYGTPVDFTAEVTVQQPGGQPRQETLKVNAPVNVDGVKSFLIGNGYAPLIRVTDGNGDVAFEGPVVGIPSDGVYTSSLVLKVPDAAPDQLGFTGLLLPTAVTGADGLPRSADPGLANPKLILSSYSGDLGLDSGVPQNVYALDVEGLTELNGMLTPDGPITLDAAGPVYELPQGKGSIEFLDVKRYVGLDIVYDPGRTGAFVSFVLAFTGLLMSMFIARRRLWVRASKGVDKDGAPTTILEYGLLARGEDPRLAAEAQRLGELFTQQWGTAPPPADAAAHPKTSRAHSGPAHN
- the ccsB gene encoding c-type cytochrome biogenesis protein CcsB is translated as MTVNEDLGAWSQLFMLLAAMTYLVAFVAFAWDMASHSKILRRARPEQHNRSEGQLVGAATTATVNTVEADDSRAGLGTGDRGRGYPASAQSVLAEHVADSSMRYTGTRRPAARAAVTVMVLAFALHAVAVMARAVAAGRVPWGNMYEFATTGALVVAGVYLGALLLRDLRFVGTLVTGLVVIMLTAATIGFPTPVGPLVPALQSWWLVIHVSIAVAASGIFTITFAMAVLQLLQARREKAILAGEAPGMGFLGMVPSAQALENLSFRLNAIGFAFWTFTLAAGAIWAEQSWGRYWGWDVKEVWTFVIWVVYAAYMHARATRGWTGTRSAWLSIVGYLCVIFNFAVVNTVFTGLHSYSGL